One genomic segment of Thermodesulfobacteriota bacterium includes these proteins:
- a CDS encoding FMN-binding protein, with the protein MRASIIIILTILYLGFTHSLHAEVFMKRNEALQTVFPNATDIERNEIFFTPEESKTIESIAKAKNDTKLYIIYEAKDGDNIIGYAIIDTHTLRTRSETVMFVINPDGSLRQTEVLAFFEPPDYQAGDKWMQLFEGKTTDNTLKVGRDIPNMSGATITAVALAQATRKILAVYKVASEKGMLN; encoded by the coding sequence ATGAGAGCATCTATCATAATCATCTTAACAATTCTTTATCTGGGATTTACCCATTCGTTACACGCTGAAGTTTTCATGAAAAGAAATGAAGCACTTCAAACTGTATTTCCAAATGCTACCGATATTGAAAGAAATGAAATATTTTTTACCCCAGAGGAATCTAAGACCATAGAATCAATCGCTAAAGCTAAGAACGATACAAAGCTTTATATAATTTATGAAGCCAAAGATGGGGATAATATCATAGGCTATGCTATAATAGACACCCATACCCTCAGGACCAGGAGCGAGACCGTAATGTTTGTAATTAATCCTGATGGTAGCTTAAGACAAACAGAGGTGCTGGCATTTTTTGAGCCTCCCGATTATCAAGCAGGAGACAAATGGATGCAGCTTTTTGAAGGTAAGACAACAGATAACACCTTAAAAGTAGGAAGAGATATCCCTAATATGTCAGGAGCTACAATCACGGCAGTTGCTCTTGCCCAAGCTACTAGAAAAATTCTAGCTGTATATAAAGTAGCGTCTGAAAAGGGTATGCTTAATTAG